In the Phyllopteryx taeniolatus isolate TA_2022b chromosome 1, UOR_Ptae_1.2, whole genome shotgun sequence genome, AAATGTGGAAGACCAAGACCGGTCTCAAGCGTTACAACACTAATGCcccctctctcccaaagtcaggtgggaaGAGGTTCGAGCAGAGCCGCAACTGAGGATAAGCactacagagaatggatgaagtttttacatttttgcttttcAGGGGTTAGAATTAGGCTCAGTTCATCTAGGTCAGGTATGTCAAAAGTTTTTCTTCCAAAGGCCACATACAGAAATATCAAAGGATGCAAGGTTCACCTTTAATTTTACACGATAAAAACAATTCATTAGTGTAGGTGAAGGTATGTGAagcaattacatattttttttatgtattatacttcttgatttgaaaaaaaaaaacagcctgatGAGAAAGCAATAAATcaaggattttatttatttttttagttttagttaaTTGTCCCACTAAATAGATCTGACACAGTCCTGGGCAGCAGCAGAATCATATCGCCACATTCAGAAGCAAAGAGAGAACAATCTCTACTCAACTGACTGACATGGTACAGTCAGTGGAGCAAACAATTGTTATTCACGCTATTTGCTGCTGTCACAGAACTTTATTTATCGCAGGGTCACAACTAGACATGTTGTTGCTATTTTAGCGATGTGCGATTTGTGGAAAACAAGAAAGTgagacatgagaccaaagtcGTTCTCTTCGCAACCTTTGCCACGCAGTGTAGAAAGTAGGTACACTGTAGTACAATGCAGGCAAACAACACGGTCTGTTCAATTGTGTATTTTAGTATATGCTGCGGGTGGGCTGCTAAAAAATGGATGGCCTGCGGGCTGTTGTTGGGACACCATTGGTCTAGGTTTATGGTATCTTttaatcactgccagccttcccatctaacatggatatttgacttctcaagccgtcaatggcagtgaatgtgtttttctgTTAGCTCTTCTAGCTTAGCTAACACGTCTGTCATGCTAATGACACATTCCGAAAGAACCCAAAAAGTTAAATGATCAACTGTCAGTTTAGCTGCATAAGGCTGAGGATATGATAGTCAATGTAAAGATACACTATTTTCATTTGTGCAGAGGTTGTCACCAAGTGCCAGTGGGAACCCAAACCCCCCCAGTGTCTCACTCCACCTGCTTGTCAAGGTGACAAACAGGAGACAATTTCTTGAAAATTCCTAAACGATAGGCACCAATAAACTCCTGGGTGGCAGAAAAGAGACCATTGGCTGACCTGAACAGAAACCATGACAAACTTAACTTCAAAcagtttcattttttggggacTGACACGTCACAAATTGGAAGTATGGGGGTTAAGAGGTAGCCTACAATTgtcattgcagccatttacagTGTTTTCTTAATCGCTCTGCCTCGCTCAAATGACATAAAATGGTTTACTAGTGGTGCCATTGGAGActtttgccacccggaagtatgTGAGAGTGACGTCATGTCGCGATGATATATACTTCCACCATTACTAAGTGCTCACATTTAGAAACAAAGCTATACAAAGAACTTTCTACTCTGCAGGTGGCTGTAGCGCTCCAGCCAATTTGGACGAGTCTCACGCCAACCTCGCTGACGACTTCATCAGCAGGACGACTTTTGGCCCTGGTGAGCGAGTCCGGTACACTTGTGACGTCGGCTACAGTCCAGTAGGTGGCAGCAGATACCGGAGCTGTAGCAGAGGACAATGGACGCCGCTTCTGCTTAAGTGTGAACGTGAGCTCAATCTtttgagtctttttttaaaaagcagaatGACAGCAGAAATATCACAACGGCCAATCTCTTACTGAATAGACTGTTTTTCAACGTGTTAagcaaatactgtttttttctcaatagTTAATGCAATGTACAGTGAATTAAAGCGTTTTACCAATTTTAATTATTGTCATATATTTCCTATGAATGATTTGAaaatagtgtttcaaattattatgcacAAAAGTCTTGGAAAATATGGGTAGAGTAATAAAGAAATCGGTCATATTTCTTTCATTACATagagattataatttttttttttacctaaacaTATGCTATTTCAACCAAAAGCATCCTTACCTTTTCCTCAAAATGGGATGGCTATTAATTAGCTCAGCATGTGCCACACCTGGATGAAGAATTTGCACCATTGACCTTAGCTACCTCAGCCGTTTACATCATAGCTatctttaaaaatgacaaaactcTTGCTTTGCCTTTTGAAAATGAACCCTGACCATGTGCAGATGGCAGTGGCGGGCATGCATTTGGtgcctgggccttcagtggagaTTTACCTGACTTACTCCACCCTTCACTCCTTAAAACCACCACTATCGAAAccaaaccatcaatactatacaataATGCTATATAACAGCAAATAACTGTGCCATGTACAgaatctggagcagttcagaagcAATATtgatctaataacatgacaataaaatacatcatactcaccagagatgctgatgaattaatgtattaatgtgaAGATCCCCAAAGATGTGTTCTGCTTGTCGAAGTTTGCGCTAACAATTTCTGATATGAACAACCACTCAGAATGGAAAAAGGCGGATGTCAACGAGGGCCAGCTCTCTGGCCTGGTGACGACGAaattgaaatctgattggttaaagaaacagtcctaTTGCTAATATAGTTATAGTtaagcactactgattctgaaggccctagACAGTTTAGATTGACAAGGCAGCACAttgaggctgaaatctgattggaccaaaaaaaaaaaaaaaagtaagtgcTCAGCGCAGCCAAGAGGAATGTAGTAATAAATTGCAAATTTCTTGGAATAAAATCAGAATTGagtttgtaaatgtaggtcagtgcttccgATAGTGTTAGGAAAGCAGAGAAGGCCTCAGACCGCTCGACACTGGAAGATAAATCTCACCGTCTTGATATGTCACAGCTAAAACAGAACAACACGGGTGCGTTTACTTTCTAAGTATCTACTGTCCCTGTAATTGACTaaatatgatatactgtacatgtgcatgGCGATGACAGTGTGAACCGAGCGATACTGTTTTAAGCCACCAGAACACTTTCCATTCTGTAAAGGGAAACTGTGTGGCTCTGCTGGGGAGATTAAAAATGGTCGCTTCATGTATACCGGAGTGCAGTTTGGAGACACTGCTACAGCTCATTGTGATGACGGGTGAGACCCTCATGTAATTCTTGTGCTTCACATGCATGTCAGAAGTACTGCTCGAAAGGTTGTGAGTGTTCACCCTGTCACCAGGTTTCAGCTTGTAGGACGGCCAACCAGGAACTGCATGAGTTTCGGCTGGGACGGCCATGCTCCCTTTTGTGAAGGTGCCGCGAACTGACTGCCATGAAACTTGTTGCGCTTTGTACCTTTCCATGGTGCATGCTGTTTTCTCTCTGTTCAAGTGGTGGAGTGTGAAGAGCCTCCAGAGGTGGCCAATACAGAGCGAAAAGGCACAGAGGAAGCGCCGTACAAGTACAGGAGTGTGGTTGTGTACGAGTGTCGTGCAGGGACCCTGCTGGGGAACAAGGCGATATGGTGCACAGAGGACGGCACATGGAGCACACCTCCTACATGCAAAGGTCTGGCACACAAATAGTGACGCGGTCATCTTTACacaaatttatttacaatttaccATGAATAAAAGTGAATAAAAGTTGTAGTTTCTCCACAGAAATTACATGTCCATCTCCAAAAGTGCCCAACGGCTCCTGGACGCGAGGTCACATCAGACTTTATCAACACAGAGACACGATCGCCATTGGCTGTCGCCACGGTTACACAGTGGTGGGCACCAGCACGGTCACCTGTGGTGACGATGGTCAGTGGATTCCCAGCCTTCCCAAATGTAGACGCACGTGTAAGTTACCACTCCGGTGGAAATATACAATTATTATCGTCATTACTTTTACTAaacacattgaatttttttctttttttagcatGGCATACTAAATGGCAAAGCCAATATGCTGTCGGATATGGGATGCTACATTAGTAAGTCCAGGACCAAACAGAGGATGGAAAATTACCTTTGGACCTTAATACTTTGCTGCCAGGTTATAACAGCGTTACAcacattaaacatgtttttaaaatgaagcTGACATACAGGATGTTTATTTCAATAAGTGTTTTGGGGCAATAATGAGTACAAACTTGTTGCCTTCACctctatacatttttttttttttttttttactgtcgatAATGTCGTGTATCATCATCTATAGGCTAAACTTCTAGTGAGCTTTCATGAACAAAACAAGTTACAAGAAAATAAGAACACCAAGTCCATTCATTAAAAAGACAATACAAAGTCCAGACATTTACATGAGCAATAACAATTCAAGTGCAAATATCATTATCAACTCTATGATACATCATAGCAAACTCTCTTTTAAAAGGCAACAAtctccaaaagaaaaacaaaaaaagaaaatctggtgGGAGGAGGATTTTTGCCCATGAAGGCATACGGGccatgttttaatatttataatgtaGGTAGAGCTGGAAATTCAGTAAAGATCTCCAACATTTTGGTGTAACATGGTTTGGCATCACACCATCAACTTTGACAATGTGATCAAAATCCCTTTTGGATCATCCTGGATGGTGACttttacaacaacaacctcCCTTTCCACTCCCCAAACTAGAAATCAACCATGTAATGGAGAATGAGACATATTTATTTCCTTCCAAAGTTGAAATATGCAAGTTAGGGGATTACCATTAATATTGCGAGCtatgtgaacacacacacacacacacacaaaatggcaaTAGCGCAAATAATGACTTTTGAGGTTTGATGAAATACTTTTCACTCAGTTTCGATAGTGCCTCCCAGCCAAATGAATCCCCTGCAAATACCATTGTGTGTTTCTAAAGCAGACTAGCTGCTTCCCGTTTGCAGTCTTTATAATAAGCTCGTCAAAAGCTAGCCGTGGGGGCCCACTTGACTTATAGCCAGGtaaggttttgatgtttttgtcgAACTCTCAAAATTGCTAAATacctaaaacaaaacatcagCTCCTATCACGGGGAACGGTCTTTTACtttaatattaaattattatacCCTGTTGCTGTCATTGTTCTGAAACCACAAAGAATATTGTTTCCAAACTGCAAAATTTCCATGACATCTTTGACTCACTCTGCAAAAGAGCAGGTACACCCTAAAGTTCTGCTCACAACATGCCATACAAAGGGTCAACAGTGCCGCTTTCCAAAAGATCATTTTGGGTCACCATAACCAAATCCGAGATGTGGTATTTTCATTCATTGCACTTGTCTATAAAGGTAGAAGGATGGGCTCTTGATCTAATAGTGCACAAAACAATGTGACCCGCCCTTGTGGGCCCTCTTTGGAAGAGCTGTCTTCATTGGGACAGACCAAACATGAGTTGGGGAGTTGGTGTCTTTGGATTTGATATGGCCACGACATTTTAGGGGCAGGGGTGCCGGTGTGATTCTTGGGCTCGGCATCACAGAATCCAACCCTTGTCTTTCTTCTTTTCGGTATTTACAAGTCAAAACACGATAGACCTGCGCCACAGACGAGTGACAAGATCATCGACCTGCTGTGATGTAACAACTAGAGTACTTGAAATTCTCTGCTTCCTCTTCACTTCAAACCTTGACACTATTCATGTGAGATTGAAGAATTAAAGTGACCTTTTACAAGAAGCAGCAAACATCATGTCCCCCAAAGACATTCAACTCTCGATCCCTCTTCCCAGACACATTCCACATCATCTCATTCCTGTGGCTTTCCCACTTTTAATAGTTTCTTATTCATCTTCCAAAAATGTCCTCTGTGTTCCAGGAATGATTAAccggctatttttttttgtatttgctttaaagtcgccttggaaaaaaaaaaaaaaaagaagaagaaaaagagcaacAGAAATGCTGGGCGGGTTGGAAAAGGCTGGTGCAGTCTAGACAGCACAGATGAACTGTTTTAACAGTAAAACTGCTCTAAGAGCTCACACATAGTAAGGCTTTAAAATGAGCTGGAACACAGCTGCGACATGAATTAGCAACTGCTCCTCGTGGAGGACGCACATATCCTCACCAgagcatgcacgcacgcacatatgATGGAACCAGGGTTACACAACACTTGCACAGCACTTACAGTCATACTTAACGGTCGCAGTCGGAGCTGGAATACAGACCAGTCATTTAAGCAAATACAACAACAAGCTCTAACACAACATCACTCCTACTGTCGTTTCTTTCCGCTTTCATGGTCCCATTGCACGACACAATAGAAACCAAACCCACTCACATATTCTACATCCCCACTAaactcttccactctggactgTGGACCTGTGAAGAAAAACTGACAAACAACAACACGAATATTCAGTATTTTGCA is a window encoding:
- the LOC133488164 gene encoding membrane cofactor protein-like isoform X3, whose protein sequence is MYALQNMRSIVWHIMFLSISLFDTAEVPKRCSAPPQYPSTRFDNNLDTGRKFDSGEKVDYKCAEDLVAYTGSPSVMCVNGTWTTLTLKCEKVVTKCQWEPKPPQCLTPPACQGGCSAPANLDESHANLADDFISRTTFGPGERVRYTCDVGYSPVGGSRYRSCSRGQWTPLLLKCERKLCGSAGEIKNGRFMYTGVQFGDTATAHCDDGFQLVGRPTRNCMSFGWDGHAPFCEVVECEEPPEVANTERKGTEEAPYKYRSVVVYECRAGTLLGNKAIWCTEDGTWSTPPTCKEITCPSPKVPNGSWTRGHIRLYQHRDTIAIGCRHGYTVVGTSTVTCGDDGQWIPSLPKCRRTCKLPLRWKYTIIIVITFTKHIEFFSFFSMAY
- the LOC133488164 gene encoding complement receptor type 1-like isoform X1; this translates as MYALQNMRSIVWHIMFLSISLFDTAEVPKRCSAPPQYPSTRFDNNLDTGRKFDSGEKVDYKCAEDLVAYTGSPSVMCVNGTWTTLTLKCEKVVTKCQWEPKPPQCLTPPACQGGCSAPANLDESHANLADDFISRTTFGPGERVRYTCDVGYSPVGGSRYRSCSRGQWTPLLLKCERKLCGSAGEIKNGRFMYTGVQFGDTATAHCDDGFQLVGRPTRNCMSFGWDGHAPFCEVVECEEPPEVANTERKGTEEAPYKYRSVVVYECRAGTLLGNKAIWCTEDGTWSTPPTCKVSPQKLHVHLQKCPTAPGREVTSDFINTETRSPLAVATVTQWWAPARSPVVTMVSGFPAFPNVDARHGILNGKANMLSDMGCYISKSRTKQRMENYLWTLILCCQVITALHTLNMFLK
- the LOC133488164 gene encoding complement receptor type 1-like isoform X4, which encodes MYALQNMRSIVWHIMFLSISLFDTAEVPKRCSAPPQYPSTRFDNNLDTGRKFDSGEKVDYKCAEDLVAYTGSPSVMCVNGTWTTLTLKCEKVVTKCQWEPKPPQCLTPPACQGGCSAPANLDESHANLADDFISRTTFGPGERVRYTCDVGYSPVGGSRYRSCSRGQWTPLLLKCERKLCGSAGEIKNGRFMYTGVQFGDTATAHCDDGFQLVGRPTRNCMSFGWDGHAPFCEVVECEEPPEVANTERKGTEEAPYKYRSVVVYECRAGTLLGNKAIWCTEDGTWSTPPTCKEITCPSPKVPNGSWTRGHIRLYQHRDTIAIGCRHGYTVVGTSTVTCGDDGQWIPSLPKCRRTSWHTKWQSQYAVGYGMLH
- the LOC133488164 gene encoding sushi, von Willebrand factor type A, EGF and pentraxin domain-containing protein 1-like isoform X5, yielding MYALQNMRSIVWHIMFLSISLFDTAEVPKRCSAPPQYPSTRFDNNLDTGRKFDSGEKVDYKCAEDLVAYTGSPSVMCVNGTWTTLTLKCEKVVTKCQWEPKPPQCLTPPACQGGCSAPANLDESHANLADDFISRTTFGPGERVRYTCDVGYSPVGGSRYRSCSRGQWTPLLLKCELVECEEPPEVANTERKGTEEAPYKYRSVVVYECRAGTLLGNKAIWCTEDGTWSTPPTCKVSPQKLHVHLQKCPTAPGREVTSDFINTETRSPLAVATVTQWWAPARSPVVTMVSGFPAFPNVDARHGILNGKANMLSDMGCYISKSRTKQRMENYLWTLILCCQVITALHTLNMFLK
- the LOC133488164 gene encoding complement receptor type 1-like isoform X2; protein product: MYALQNMRSIVWHIMFLSISLFDTAEVPKRCSAPPQYPSTRFDNNLDTGRKFDSGEKVDYKCAEDLVAYTGSPSVMCVNGTWTTLTLKCESGCSAPANLDESHANLADDFISRTTFGPGERVRYTCDVGYSPVGGSRYRSCSRGQWTPLLLKCERKLCGSAGEIKNGRFMYTGVQFGDTATAHCDDGFQLVGRPTRNCMSFGWDGHAPFCEVVECEEPPEVANTERKGTEEAPYKYRSVVVYECRAGTLLGNKAIWCTEDGTWSTPPTCKVSPQKLHVHLQKCPTAPGREVTSDFINTETRSPLAVATVTQWWAPARSPVVTMVSGFPAFPNVDARHGILNGKANMLSDMGCYISKSRTKQRMENYLWTLILCCQVITALHTLNMFLK